One window of Methanothermobacter thermautotrophicus genomic DNA carries:
- a CDS encoding DUF211 domain-containing protein, with the protein MVAKGLIRIVLDILKPHEPIIPEYAKYLSELRGVEGVNITLMEIDKETENIKVTIQGNDLDFDEITRAIESYGGSIHSVDEVVAGRTMVEEVTTPQD; encoded by the coding sequence ATGGTGGCTAAGGGCCTTATAAGAATCGTTCTGGATATACTGAAACCCCACGAACCCATAATACCGGAATATGCAAAGTATCTGAGTGAACTGAGGGGTGTTGAGGGAGTTAACATCACCCTCATGGAGATCGATAAGGAAACCGAGAACATCAAGGTGACCATTCAGGGAAATGACCTGGATTTCGATGAGATAACAAGGGCAATAGAGAGTTATGGTGGATCCATCCACAGTGTTGATGAGGTTGTAGCTGGAAGGACCATGGTGGAAGAGGTCACAACTCCCCAGGATTGA
- a CDS encoding RraA family protein: MKPIERLRRLSSPADPVRLLSGISAPQISDALKGVTGEVGVIPSIKPVNNLRVCGRVVTARTSQYDWGTSVMAIDAASPGEIIFIGADGDERAVWGELTSKTALKKGIAGVVIYGSCRDIDAILELDFPVFSRDYVPCAGEPRAGGQLNVELECDGVRVKNGDLLLGDESGVVVVPSEVTVEVVRAAMKVREKESSIVKGVEGGISLSEILGLRK; this comes from the coding sequence ATGAAACCAATTGAACGCCTCAGGAGACTCAGCTCACCTGCGGATCCTGTCAGGCTTTTATCAGGGATATCTGCGCCGCAGATCTCAGATGCCCTCAAGGGCGTGACAGGTGAGGTGGGCGTGATACCCTCAATAAAGCCAGTGAACAACCTCCGTGTCTGTGGCAGAGTGGTCACAGCCAGGACGTCCCAGTACGACTGGGGAACATCAGTCATGGCCATTGATGCTGCATCACCTGGGGAAATTATTTTTATAGGTGCTGACGGTGATGAGAGGGCAGTGTGGGGTGAACTCACCTCAAAAACCGCCCTGAAGAAGGGTATAGCAGGGGTCGTTATATATGGATCCTGCAGGGATATTGACGCTATCCTTGAACTTGATTTTCCTGTATTCTCAAGGGACTATGTTCCCTGTGCAGGAGAACCCCGAGCCGGGGGGCAGCTCAATGTAGAACTGGAGTGTGATGGTGTCAGGGTTAAAAATGGTGACCTGCTCCTTGGTGATGAGTCAGGTGTGGTTGTGGTACCATCGGAGGTTACAGTGGAGGTCGTGAGGGCCGCCATGAAGGTGAGGGAGAAGGAGTCCTCAATAGTGAAGGGTGTTGAAGGCGGAATTTCACTTTCAGAGATCCTTGGCCTTCGGAAGTAG
- a CDS encoding sulfite exporter TauE/SafE family protein: MDPLIYVLALLFTGLLVGLATGLLGVGGGFIIAPVLFFLMEAGGTPPDIAIRTAFGTSLAIILPTALSGAHSHYRRGCVDPGTGITMGVLGACGSVAGVFTASASPAELLKRIFGVLLILVSLQLLLSSRIPPSGVKRNVAAPLGFLTGFLSGLLGIGGGVVLVPLLVMVAGFDVLEAVGTSSLVIAFTAASGTISYILTGPGGPFTVGYVNLLQFLLVIVVSVPASRLGALIAHRVDVRYIRYIFIILLICTGLRMLL, encoded by the coding sequence ATGGATCCATTGATCTATGTGCTGGCACTTCTATTCACAGGACTTCTGGTTGGACTTGCAACGGGCCTTCTTGGAGTTGGCGGCGGCTTCATAATAGCCCCGGTGCTATTCTTTCTAATGGAGGCAGGGGGCACACCACCGGATATTGCCATAAGGACGGCCTTCGGCACCAGCCTTGCCATAATACTTCCAACGGCACTGAGCGGAGCCCACTCCCATTACAGGAGGGGGTGTGTTGATCCAGGGACTGGCATCACCATGGGTGTTCTCGGCGCATGCGGTAGCGTGGCAGGGGTTTTCACAGCATCAGCCTCACCTGCAGAGCTCCTAAAAAGAATATTCGGTGTTTTACTCATCCTTGTTTCACTGCAACTCCTCCTATCATCCAGAATTCCGCCTTCAGGGGTTAAGAGGAATGTAGCAGCCCCCCTTGGATTCCTCACGGGTTTCCTCTCAGGCCTCCTGGGTATCGGTGGTGGTGTTGTCCTTGTACCGCTCCTTGTGATGGTCGCGGGCTTTGATGTCCTCGAGGCCGTTGGCACATCCTCCCTTGTAATTGCATTCACGGCTGCATCAGGGACCATCTCCTACATCCTAACAGGTCCCGGGGGTCCATTCACTGTGGGATATGTTAACCTCCTCCAGTTCCTGCTTGTGATTGTTGTGAGCGTCCCAGCATCAAGGCTTGGTGCTCTAATCGCCCACAGGGTTGATGTGAGGTACATAAGGTACATCTTCATAATCCTCTTAATCTGCACGGGTTTGAGGATGCTTCTCTGA
- the pyrH gene encoding UMP kinase — MRIVITIGGSIIISEFSHEMFRAYADILNSLRDEHELFVVVGGGRPARDYIGVARELGAREAQCDDIGIDVTRLNARLLITALGDSAYPGVPENFREALEVSATGRIVVMGGTEPAHSTDAVGAILAETVGADLMINLTSVDGFYDRDPTRYPEARFYPEITASEMLEHLRDSDVRAGTYEFFDHTALHMIRRSGIRTLIVNGNDPENLLRAIDGRIGTTVIPE, encoded by the coding sequence ATGAGAATCGTGATTACCATTGGAGGATCAATCATCATAAGTGAATTCTCCCATGAGATGTTCAGGGCCTATGCTGACATCCTGAATTCGCTGAGGGATGAACATGAACTATTTGTGGTTGTGGGGGGAGGAAGACCCGCCCGCGACTACATAGGGGTTGCCAGGGAACTGGGAGCCAGGGAGGCCCAGTGTGATGATATAGGCATAGATGTGACCCGCCTGAATGCCAGGCTCCTGATAACCGCCCTGGGTGATAGCGCCTACCCTGGGGTTCCGGAGAACTTCAGGGAGGCCCTCGAGGTTTCTGCGACCGGCAGAATAGTTGTAATGGGTGGCACCGAACCAGCGCATAGCACAGATGCTGTCGGGGCCATACTAGCTGAAACCGTTGGGGCCGACCTCATGATAAACCTCACCTCTGTGGATGGATTCTATGACAGGGACCCGACGAGGTACCCTGAAGCCAGGTTTTACCCTGAGATCACCGCCAGTGAGATGCTCGAACACCTAAGGGACTCTGATGTGAGGGCAGGTACCTATGAGTTCTTTGACCACACAGCCCTGCATATGATAAGAAGGTCCGGTATAAGGACCCTGATAGTGAACGGTAACGACCCGGAGAATCTCCTCAGGGCCATTGATGGCAGGATAGGCACCACAGTTATCCCAGAATAA
- a CDS encoding Gar1/Naf1 family protein: MKALGNISHVSNKGRIIARSDRTPQLGAPVFTSKGKMIGKVHDIFGPTRNPYISIKPLRAVNPEKFENRVGETLYVGIKNVKKWGRRKRRRK; this comes from the coding sequence ATGAAGGCTTTAGGGAATATTTCACATGTCTCCAACAAGGGAAGGATCATAGCACGTTCAGATAGAACACCGCAGCTTGGAGCACCTGTTTTTACTTCCAAAGGGAAAATGATAGGAAAAGTGCACGATATCTTTGGACCTACAAGGAATCCATACATATCCATAAAACCACTTCGTGCAGTAAACCCTGAAAAGTTTGAGAACCGAGTTGGAGAGACTTTATACGTGGGTATAAAGAATGTGAAAAAATGGGGGCGAAGGAAACGAAGGAGAAAATGA
- a CDS encoding DUF2116 family Zn-ribbon domain-containing protein: MVEPHKHCPVCSTPIPMDEVTCSERCQEILLKNQQRVRRTRTIFYLVFALFIVLWVVLSIKR; the protein is encoded by the coding sequence ATGGTTGAACCACACAAGCACTGCCCTGTATGCAGCACGCCAATACCCATGGATGAGGTGACCTGTTCAGAGAGGTGTCAGGAGATCCTCCTGAAAAATCAGCAGAGGGTCAGGAGGACACGGACAATATTCTACCTGGTATTCGCCCTCTTCATTGTGCTCTGGGTTGTACTTTCAATTAAAAGGTGA
- a CDS encoding transcription initiation factor IIB gives MRSDVSEIERETKCPECGSDDLRGDYERAEIVCGKCGLVIDDNLVDMGPEWRAFDHEQRDKRTRVGAPITYTIHDKGLSTMIDWRNKDIYGRDIPARNRAQWYRLRKWQRKIRISGATERNLAFALSELDRDSSRLGLPRSVREAASMVYRRAVENKLIRGRSIEGVVAASLYAACRKCNVPRTLDEIAEVSRVSKKEVGRTYRFLTRELNIKLPPTSPVDYVPRFASELGLSGEVQSKAIEIIEMAMENGLTSGRGPTGVAAAALYIASVLLGERKTQRDVAEVAGVTEVTIRNRYKELTEQLDLGVTL, from the coding sequence ATGAGGTCTGATGTTTCTGAAATAGAGAGGGAAACAAAATGCCCTGAGTGTGGCTCCGATGACCTTAGGGGCGACTACGAGAGGGCTGAAATAGTCTGTGGAAAATGTGGTCTTGTCATAGACGATAACCTGGTTGATATGGGTCCCGAGTGGAGGGCCTTTGACCACGAACAGAGGGATAAGAGGACAAGGGTAGGTGCACCCATAACCTACACCATACACGACAAGGGTCTATCAACAATGATAGACTGGAGAAACAAGGACATATACGGAAGGGACATACCTGCAAGGAACAGGGCCCAGTGGTACCGTCTGAGGAAGTGGCAGAGGAAGATAAGAATATCCGGCGCCACCGAGAGGAACCTGGCCTTTGCCCTGAGCGAACTTGACCGTGACTCATCAAGGCTGGGGCTCCCACGGAGTGTCAGGGAGGCGGCCTCCATGGTATACAGGAGAGCCGTTGAGAACAAACTCATCAGGGGAAGAAGCATCGAGGGAGTGGTTGCAGCATCACTCTACGCCGCATGCAGGAAATGCAACGTTCCAAGGACACTTGACGAGATTGCAGAGGTCTCAAGGGTGAGCAAGAAGGAGGTTGGAAGGACCTACAGGTTCCTGACAAGGGAACTCAACATAAAGCTGCCTCCAACATCTCCGGTGGATTACGTGCCAAGGTTTGCAAGCGAACTCGGCCTCTCAGGGGAGGTCCAGTCCAAGGCCATTGAGATCATTGAGATGGCAATGGAGAACGGCCTCACATCAGGAAGAGGTCCGACGGGTGTTGCAGCAGCAGCCCTCTACATAGCATCTGTCCTCCTCGGGGAACGCAAGACCCAGAGGGACGTTGCAGAGGTTGCAGGTGTAACAGAGGTAACCATAAGGAACAGGTACAAGGAGCTCACAGAGCAGCTTGACCTTGGAGTGACCCTCTAG
- a CDS encoding UPF0104 family protein, with amino-acid sequence MGESSVFDYIRENRRTIVLSFIAVAVVIFLIGFFAGFGDILRALEGTSPYFLAINFILEAIILVLWTLRWRLILNVVDDAPSFPRLMMLLFTSIFGNNITPGAAGGEPLRAYLLREVEGTPFEIGFASSTADRVFEFIPFAMISILSAVLIMTWDISIWTRIIVSVLILVTITGFSLAVYAGMNKKIAQRIALSVTRRLVSWFSRFREGGISFAGIHEKVIFYINRFNDGFSTAITDRRVFVIGFFISLGMWALDVCRFYVCFLAVGVSPPVVPLIIIYTVGILISLLPILPGSLGLREGILVALFAVAGIGADYVMAASVVDRLASYIAPTLIGLMAAIYYGKQMTA; translated from the coding sequence ATGGGAGAGAGCAGTGTATTTGATTACATCCGGGAGAACAGAAGGACCATCGTTCTCTCATTCATTGCTGTTGCTGTTGTAATATTCCTTATAGGTTTTTTCGCAGGTTTTGGTGATATTCTGAGGGCCCTTGAGGGGACCAGCCCATATTTTCTTGCCATCAATTTCATCCTGGAGGCCATCATACTTGTCCTGTGGACCCTGCGGTGGAGGCTCATCCTGAATGTGGTTGATGATGCTCCATCCTTTCCGAGGCTCATGATGCTTCTTTTTACCAGTATCTTCGGGAACAACATAACGCCGGGGGCTGCCGGTGGTGAGCCACTGAGGGCCTACCTCCTGCGGGAGGTTGAGGGCACACCCTTTGAGATTGGCTTCGCATCATCCACGGCAGACAGGGTATTTGAGTTCATACCCTTTGCCATGATCTCCATCCTCTCTGCGGTCCTCATAATGACCTGGGATATATCCATCTGGACCAGGATAATTGTGAGTGTGCTGATCCTTGTGACCATTACAGGGTTCTCCCTGGCGGTCTATGCAGGTATGAACAAAAAAATAGCCCAGAGGATAGCCCTTTCTGTCACAAGGAGGCTTGTTTCATGGTTCTCAAGGTTCAGGGAAGGGGGTATCAGTTTTGCAGGGATACACGAGAAGGTCATATTCTATATAAATCGATTCAATGATGGCTTTTCAACTGCAATAACCGACAGGAGGGTCTTTGTTATCGGATTCTTCATATCACTGGGGATGTGGGCCCTTGATGTCTGCCGGTTCTATGTCTGCTTCCTGGCTGTGGGTGTCTCACCACCCGTGGTTCCACTCATAATAATCTACACCGTCGGGATCTTAATATCCCTCCTTCCGATTCTTCCAGGGTCCCTTGGATTGAGGGAGGGAATACTTGTGGCTTTATTTGCTGTTGCAGGGATAGGCGCCGATTATGTCATGGCAGCCAGTGTTGTTGATAGGCTCGCAAGCTATATTGCACCGACATTGATAGGCCTCATGGCGGCAATCTACTATGGAAAACAGATGACAGCATGA
- a CDS encoding MJ1255/VC2487 family glycosyltransferase: MKLSIIIPAYNEEEYLPGLLESIKKQDFKDYEVIVADANSDDNTRKIAEEYGCRVVDGGMPAVGRNRGAAAARGELLLFLDADLVLTDGYLRDAVEEFESEDLGIAITQMIPISTRRRDKILHEFANRFMILVESIKPHGAGCYGILTRRELHDRVGGFDESLDFGEDTDYIERIGKISRFRVLRKPRVLVSIRRLEKEGLKNLAFKYTKSTIYDFMGKRVSAGDLDYEFGHSKRKRRVLYSVCGEGMGHAIRSGVILDKLTEDHEVLIFASDRAYRYLSSKFDNVHEIYGFNTVYEDNSVNDVKTFMKAMKTFPRDLKENLKLLYRTARDFRPDVVVSDFEFYASLVSNMLRIPLISIDNMHVITQCRIEYPERFRRDKVKAEAVVRSFIVRPRRYLITSYFFPEVKNPDKVSMYPPVLREEIRSLRPYYGDHVLVYQTSQSNRKLLEVLRSIDRKFLVYGFDREGVDGNLTFRRFNEDRFFRDFESAAAVITNGGFTLISEALYLRKPVYSVPVKGQFEQILNAVYLEKLGYGEFHEETERESLERFLGRLDIYRRNLEDYDGGNNEIIEALKRTIDECSGGC; encoded by the coding sequence ATGAAGCTCAGCATAATCATACCAGCATACAACGAGGAGGAATATCTTCCAGGACTCCTTGAAAGCATAAAGAAGCAGGACTTCAAGGATTATGAGGTTATAGTCGCAGATGCAAACTCCGATGACAACACGAGAAAGATAGCGGAAGAATATGGTTGCAGGGTTGTTGATGGGGGTATGCCCGCGGTGGGAAGAAACAGGGGAGCTGCTGCTGCCAGGGGCGAGCTGCTGCTGTTCCTGGACGCTGACCTTGTCCTCACCGACGGCTACCTCAGGGATGCTGTTGAGGAGTTTGAATCAGAGGACCTTGGAATCGCAATAACCCAGATGATACCCATATCAACCAGGAGGCGCGACAAGATACTGCATGAATTTGCCAACAGATTCATGATACTGGTTGAATCCATAAAACCCCATGGGGCTGGATGCTACGGCATACTGACACGCCGGGAACTCCATGATAGGGTGGGTGGATTCGATGAATCCCTGGACTTTGGAGAGGACACAGACTACATTGAAAGGATAGGGAAGATAAGCAGGTTCAGGGTCCTCAGGAAACCCAGGGTACTGGTATCCATAAGGAGACTTGAAAAGGAGGGACTCAAAAACCTCGCATTCAAGTATACCAAGAGCACCATTTATGACTTCATGGGGAAGAGGGTCAGTGCAGGTGACCTTGACTATGAATTCGGTCACTCAAAGAGGAAAAGGAGGGTCCTATACTCTGTCTGCGGTGAGGGCATGGGTCATGCGATACGCAGTGGTGTGATCCTTGATAAACTCACAGAGGACCATGAAGTCCTCATATTTGCAAGTGACCGCGCATATAGGTACCTGAGCAGTAAATTCGATAACGTCCATGAGATATATGGGTTCAACACCGTCTACGAGGATAACAGTGTAAATGATGTTAAAACCTTCATGAAGGCCATGAAAACCTTCCCACGGGACCTCAAGGAGAACCTCAAACTGCTCTACAGGACTGCGAGGGACTTCAGGCCGGATGTTGTGGTCTCTGACTTTGAGTTCTATGCCAGTCTTGTGAGTAACATGCTCCGCATCCCCCTCATAAGCATCGATAACATGCACGTGATAACCCAGTGCCGTATAGAGTACCCTGAGAGGTTCCGCAGGGATAAGGTGAAGGCAGAGGCCGTTGTGAGGTCCTTCATTGTGAGACCCCGCCGTTATCTGATAACCAGTTACTTCTTCCCGGAGGTTAAAAACCCGGATAAGGTGTCCATGTATCCCCCTGTACTCAGGGAGGAAATAAGAAGTCTCAGACCATACTATGGGGACCATGTTCTGGTATACCAGACCAGTCAGTCAAACAGGAAGCTCCTTGAGGTTCTCAGGTCCATTGACAGGAAATTCCTTGTCTATGGCTTTGACAGAGAGGGTGTTGATGGAAACCTCACCTTCAGGAGATTCAATGAGGACCGGTTCTTCAGGGACTTCGAGTCTGCAGCGGCGGTTATAACAAATGGAGGCTTCACCCTTATAAGTGAGGCCCTCTACCTCAGGAAACCCGTCTACAGTGTTCCTGTGAAGGGGCAGTTCGAGCAGATCCTGAATGCAGTTTACCTTGAGAAGCTCGGCTACGGTGAGTTCCATGAGGAAACTGAAAGGGAAAGCCTTGAGAGGTTCCTTGGCAGGCTGGATATTTACAGGAGGAACCTTGAGGACTACGATGGTGGTAACAACGAGATCATAGAAGCCCTTAAGAGGACAATAGATGAGTGCTCCGGGGGATGCTAA
- a CDS encoding DUF308 domain-containing protein: MLKKWMGLLSVILGIVFLVSPVSGVTAISILTGIVLSALGVWMLANAIRGRRYMEVGVLWMVFAVITLAVGLMLAFRVFLINQLAGAWLYITGILLLVAAMLILSAGSQSYLKRNAGLMSAILGVIYILIGALSFNPVFVGLAVGVILIVYGVAVLRSP, encoded by the coding sequence ATGCTGAAAAAATGGATGGGTCTCCTTTCGGTTATTCTGGGTATTGTATTTCTGGTATCACCTGTCTCAGGTGTGACGGCCATAAGCATACTGACGGGCATTGTGCTCTCTGCCCTTGGAGTCTGGATGCTTGCAAATGCAATCAGGGGGCGGAGGTACATGGAGGTGGGTGTGCTCTGGATGGTCTTTGCGGTTATAACACTGGCAGTTGGCCTCATGCTGGCCTTCAGGGTCTTCCTGATAAATCAACTTGCAGGGGCCTGGCTTTACATTACAGGGATCCTTCTCCTGGTGGCTGCAATGCTGATACTCTCAGCAGGCTCCCAGAGTTACCTGAAAAGAAATGCGGGTCTAATGAGCGCCATTTTGGGGGTAATATACATTCTTATTGGCGCACTCTCATTCAACCCGGTGTTTGTGGGTCTGGCTGTGGGCGTGATACTCATAGTTTATGGGGTGGCTGTACTCAGATCCCCATAA